The Vitis riparia cultivar Riparia Gloire de Montpellier isolate 1030 chromosome 10, EGFV_Vit.rip_1.0, whole genome shotgun sequence genome includes a region encoding these proteins:
- the LOC117924062 gene encoding uncharacterized protein LOC117924062 has translation MEMVQSSRTSKWVSLCVVFFAHFVSVMADDGPLLNGDFESPPTGGFSNEGLVDGPTTIPNWKTNGTVELVESGQKQGGMILIVPQGKHAVRLGNDAEISQEMKVEKGFIYSITFSAARTCAQLESINVSVGAASQNIDLQTLYNVQGWDPYAWAFSAEEEDAHVVFRNPGMEDDPTCGPIIDDVAIKKLFAPDPPKDNAVTNGDFEEGPWMYKNASLGVLLPTNLDEETSSLPGWIVESNRAVRFIDSDHFSVPQGKRGIELLSGKEGIISQMVATTPNKPYKLTFSLGHAGDSCKQPLAIMAFAGDQAQNIHYVANANSTFETVDLNFTSKAERTRVAFYSVYYNTRSDDMSSLCGPVVDDVKVWFSGARRNGLGRLSLGFGFGLFVLLLVSV, from the exons ATGGAGATGGTTCAGAGCTCAAGAACAAGCAAATGGGTGTCTTTGTGTGTGGTTTTCTTTGCTCATTTTGTTTCAGTCATGGCAGATGATG GCCCGCTGTTGAACGGCGATTTCGAGTCACCTCCGACAGGCGGGTTCTCGAACGAAGGGCTAGTGGACGGACCCACCACGATTCCCAACTGGAAGACAAATGGCACGGTTGAGTTGGTTGAATCGGGCCAAAAGCAAGGGGGGATGATACTGATAGTGCCCCAGGGCAAGCACGCAGTGAGACTGGGAAACGATGCGGAGATAAGCCAAGAGATGAAGGTGGAGAAGGGGTTCATATATTCGATAACGTTTAGCGCGGCGCGGACGTGCGCGCAGCTGGAGTCGATAAACGTGTCGGTGGGTGCAGCCTCCCAGAACATAGACTTGCAGACGCTGTACAATGTGCAGGGGTGGGACCCCTACGCTTGGGCGTTTTCAGCGGAGGAGGAGGATGCGCATGTGGTGTTCCGGAACCCAGGCATGGAGGATGACCCCACCTGTGGCCCTATCATTGATGACGTCGCCATCAAGAAGCTCTTCGCTCCTGATCCTCCCAAAG ATAATGCAGTGACTAATGGTGATTTTGAAGAAGGTCCATGGATGTACAAAAATGCTTCTCTGGGTGTCCTCCTCCCCACCAACCTCGACGAAGAAACATCCTCATTACCAGGTTGGATTGTAGAATCAAATAGGGCAGTCCGATTCATCGACTCCGACCATTTCTCAGTCCCACAGGGGAAACGAGGCATTGAATTGCTTTCTGGAAAGGAAGGGATAATCTCACAAATGGTGGCAACCACCCCCAACAAGCCATACAAGCTGACCTTTTCATTAGGCCATGCTGGGGACTCGTGCAAGCAGCCTCTAGCAATTATGGCTTTTGCTGGGGACCAAGCCCAAAACATCCACTACGTGGCCAATGCCAACTCCACCTTCGAGACCGTCGATCTGAACTTCACATCCAAAGCTGAGAGAACACGCGTTGCATTCTACAGTGTGTATTACAACACCAGGAGCGATGACATGAGCTCGCTGTGTGGACCTGTAGTGGATGATGTGAAGGTGTGGTTTTCGGGGGCTAGGAGAAATGGCCTTGGAAGATTGAGTTTAGGGTTTGGATTTGGGCTGTTTGTTTTGCTTCTTGTTTCGGTTTAG